The proteins below come from a single Mycobacterium parmense genomic window:
- a CDS encoding NAD(P)/FAD-dependent oxidoreductase produces MGFERGFERGFERGIVIVGGGLAAARTAEQLRRSGYSGRVTIVSDEVHLPYDRPPLSKEVLRKEVDDVFLKPREWYDQNDITLRLGSAATALDTAAQTVTLADGTAIGYDELVIATGLVPRRIPALPDLEGIRVLRSFDESMALREHASAALHAVVVGAGFIGCEVAASLRKLGVDVVLVEPQPTPLASVLGEQIGELVARLHRAEGVDVRLGVGVTEVRGHDHVDTVVLTDGTELPADLVVVGIGSRPATAWLAGSGIEVDSVDGGVICDEVGRTSAPGVWALGDVASWRDATGHQGRVEHWSNVADQARVVVPAMLGQDVPSAVVVPYFWSDQYDVKIQCLGEPEATDTVHLVEDDGRKFLAYYERDGVLVGVVGGGMPGKVMKVRAKIAAGAPVSEMLG; encoded by the coding sequence CTGGGGTTCGAACGGGGCTTCGAGCGGGGCTTCGAACGGGGAATTGTGATCGTCGGCGGCGGCCTGGCCGCCGCCCGGACCGCCGAGCAACTGCGCCGGTCCGGGTACTCCGGTCGCGTCACGATCGTCAGCGACGAGGTGCACCTGCCGTACGACCGCCCGCCGTTGTCGAAGGAGGTGCTGCGCAAAGAGGTCGACGACGTGTTCCTCAAGCCGCGCGAGTGGTACGACCAGAACGACATCACGCTGCGACTGGGCTCGGCGGCCACCGCGCTCGACACGGCGGCGCAGACGGTGACGCTGGCCGACGGAACCGCGATCGGATACGACGAACTCGTCATCGCTACCGGGCTGGTGCCGCGCCGCATCCCCGCGTTGCCGGATCTGGAGGGCATCCGGGTGCTGCGGTCGTTCGACGAGAGCATGGCGCTGCGCGAGCACGCGTCCGCCGCACTGCACGCTGTCGTGGTCGGCGCGGGCTTCATCGGCTGCGAGGTGGCCGCCAGCCTGCGCAAGCTGGGGGTGGACGTCGTGCTCGTCGAGCCGCAACCGACGCCGCTGGCTTCGGTCCTCGGCGAGCAGATCGGCGAACTCGTGGCGCGTCTGCATCGCGCCGAGGGGGTCGATGTGCGCCTGGGCGTCGGCGTGACCGAGGTCCGCGGCCACGACCACGTCGACACCGTGGTGCTCACCGACGGGACCGAGCTGCCGGCCGACCTGGTGGTGGTCGGCATCGGATCACGCCCGGCGACCGCGTGGCTGGCCGGCAGCGGCATCGAAGTCGACAGTGTCGATGGTGGGGTGATCTGCGACGAGGTCGGACGCACCAGTGCGCCGGGCGTGTGGGCGCTGGGCGACGTCGCGTCCTGGCGCGACGCGACGGGACATCAAGGGCGCGTTGAACATTGGAGCAACGTCGCCGACCAGGCGCGGGTCGTTGTGCCCGCCATGCTGGGCCAGGACGTGCCGTCGGCCGTGGTGGTCCCGTACTTCTGGAGCGACCAGTACGACGTCAAGATCCAGTGCCTCGGGGAGCCGGAGGCCACCGACACCGTCCACCTTGTCGAAGACGACGGCCGCAAGTTCCTGGCCTACTACGAGCGCGACGGGGTGCTGGTCGGGGTGGTCGGCGGCGGAATGCCGGGCAAGGTCATGAAGGTCCGCGCCAAGATCGCTGCCGGCGCACCGGTTTCGGAGATGCTCGGCTGA
- a CDS encoding mycofactocin-coupled SDR family oxidoreductase, with product MAGQGSLQGRVAFITGAARAQGRSHAVRLAREGADIIALDLCGPASAGVTYTPATPEDLKETVRLVEAEGRAVLAREADIRDDAALRQLVADGIGQFGRLDILVANAGVLGWGRVWELTDEQWETVVGINLTGTWRTLRAAIPAMIEAGNGGSIVVVSSAAGVKATPGNGHYSASKYGLTALTNTLAIELGEYGIRVNSIHPYSVDTPMIEPDAMMEIFAKHPAFVHSFPPMPLQPKSFMSADEVSDVVVWLAGDGSGTLSGTQINVDKGALKY from the coding sequence GTGGCCGGGCAAGGATCACTGCAGGGACGCGTCGCCTTCATCACCGGTGCCGCCCGCGCGCAGGGGCGTTCGCACGCCGTGCGGCTGGCCCGCGAGGGTGCCGACATCATCGCACTGGATCTCTGCGGGCCGGCGTCGGCCGGGGTGACCTACACTCCGGCCACCCCCGAGGACCTCAAGGAGACGGTCCGCCTGGTGGAGGCCGAGGGCCGCGCGGTGCTGGCCAGGGAGGCCGACATCCGCGACGATGCGGCGCTGCGGCAGCTGGTGGCCGACGGGATCGGACAGTTCGGCCGGCTCGACATCCTGGTGGCCAACGCGGGAGTGCTCGGCTGGGGGCGGGTCTGGGAGCTCACCGACGAGCAGTGGGAAACCGTCGTCGGGATCAACCTGACCGGCACCTGGCGCACCCTGCGCGCCGCGATCCCCGCGATGATCGAGGCCGGTAACGGCGGCTCGATCGTCGTCGTCAGCTCGGCGGCGGGCGTCAAGGCCACCCCGGGCAACGGCCACTACTCGGCCAGCAAATACGGACTGACCGCGCTGACCAACACGCTGGCGATCGAGCTCGGCGAATACGGCATCAGGGTCAACTCCATCCACCCCTATTCGGTGGACACCCCGATGATCGAGCCCGACGCGATGATGGAGATCTTTGCCAAGCATCCCGCATTCGTGCACAGCTTCCCGCCAATGCCGTTGCAACCCAAGAGCTTCATGTCGGCTGACGAGGTTTCCGACGTCGTGGTGTGGCTCGCCGGCGATGGCTCCGGCACGCTGTCGGGCACTCAGATCAACGTTGACAAGGGTGCCTTGAAGTACTGA
- a CDS encoding DUF2332 domain-containing protein encodes MNERMLYNLRSQGRFCEKSGSPMYGELLELVARDVEAGGVFAAILAGHEDDSARDAVPLRLLGGLHRLALDGRAPRLRRWYPSTGGSWDAAAAWPDILRTADDHAQTLRGSLDQPPQTNEVGRSAALVGGLLRINEYGLPIRLFEIGCSAGLNLRADHYRYLFADRQWGHADSPVTIEDAWYGAVVPEGELRIAERRGYDIAPIDVTQAAGEVAALSYVWPDQQARIDRMRGAVAVAHTVPAPLERRTAADAVTGLALAEGALTVLWHSITWQYLSAAERVTVRASVEALGRKADASSPFAHLTMEPARDGPGTPIRFLVRARRWPGGRPEVLGQCHPHGPPVRWL; translated from the coding sequence ATGAACGAGCGGATGCTGTACAACCTGCGGTCGCAGGGCAGGTTCTGCGAGAAGTCCGGCTCGCCGATGTACGGCGAACTCCTCGAGCTGGTGGCGCGGGACGTCGAGGCCGGGGGCGTCTTCGCGGCGATACTGGCCGGCCACGAGGACGATTCCGCGCGCGACGCGGTGCCGCTGCGGTTGCTCGGCGGCCTGCACCGGTTGGCACTCGACGGCCGGGCGCCGCGTCTGCGCCGCTGGTATCCGAGCACCGGTGGCAGCTGGGATGCCGCGGCCGCCTGGCCGGACATCTTGCGGACCGCCGACGACCACGCCCAGACGCTGCGCGGGTCGCTCGACCAACCGCCGCAGACCAACGAGGTGGGCCGGTCGGCGGCGCTGGTCGGTGGTCTGCTGCGCATCAACGAATACGGTTTGCCGATAAGGCTATTCGAGATCGGATGTAGCGCGGGGCTCAACCTGCGGGCAGACCACTACCGGTACCTGTTCGCCGACCGCCAGTGGGGACATGCCGACTCACCGGTGACCATCGAGGACGCGTGGTACGGCGCGGTGGTGCCCGAGGGCGAGTTGCGGATCGCCGAACGGCGCGGCTACGACATCGCGCCCATCGACGTCACGCAGGCCGCCGGGGAGGTGGCGGCACTGAGCTACGTGTGGCCCGACCAGCAGGCTCGGATCGACCGGATGCGCGGCGCCGTCGCGGTGGCACACACCGTGCCGGCCCCGCTGGAGCGCCGAACCGCGGCCGACGCGGTCACCGGCCTGGCCCTGGCCGAGGGCGCGCTGACGGTGTTGTGGCACTCGATCACCTGGCAGTATCTCTCCGCCGCAGAACGAGTTACGGTGCGCGCCAGCGTGGAAGCGCTGGGCCGCAAGGCCGACGCTTCCTCGCCGTTCGCGCACCTGACGATGGAGCCCGCCCGCGACGGGCCCGGCACGCCGATCAGGTTTCTCGTGCGGGCCCGTCGCTGGCCCGGCGGGCGCCCCGAGGTTCTCGGGCAATGCCATCCTCACGGCCCACCGGTGCGGTGGCTTTGA
- the mftR gene encoding mycofactocin system transcriptional regulator (MftR, the mycofactocin system transcriptional regulator, is an uncharacterized TetR family DNA-binding transcription factor. Its role is inferred by context. It occurs as part of the biosynthesis locus for mycofactocin, a partially characterized electron carrier derived from the terminal Val-Tyr dipeptide of the precursor peptide MftA, through a radical SAM enzyme-mediated process.), producing the protein MMPQTRVGRRRSTTPQQIADVAISLFAARGFADVSVDDVAQAAGISRRTLFRYYASKNAIPWGDFDTHLAHLRDLLAGVGPGEPLSGALRSALLAFNTFDESETTRHRRRMRVILQTAELQAYSMTMYAGWREVIAGFVAGRTDRKTTDLLPQTVAWTMLGVALSAYEHWLGDESVPLPVALGQAFDVIGNGLDSLAP; encoded by the coding sequence ATGATGCCGCAGACGCGGGTGGGCCGACGCCGCTCGACCACGCCACAGCAGATCGCCGATGTCGCCATCAGCCTGTTCGCCGCGCGCGGGTTCGCCGATGTGAGCGTCGACGACGTCGCTCAGGCCGCCGGCATCTCCCGCCGCACCCTGTTCCGCTATTACGCGTCCAAGAACGCCATCCCGTGGGGCGATTTCGACACCCACCTCGCACACCTGCGCGACCTGCTCGCCGGCGTCGGCCCGGGAGAACCGCTTAGCGGTGCGCTGCGGTCGGCTTTGTTGGCGTTCAACACCTTTGACGAATCCGAGACCACCAGGCACCGTCGGCGCATGCGCGTCATCCTGCAGACCGCCGAACTGCAGGCCTATTCGATGACCATGTACGCCGGCTGGCGCGAGGTGATCGCGGGATTCGTCGCCGGCCGCACCGACCGCAAGACCACCGACCTGCTGCCCCAGACAGTGGCGTGGACGATGCTCGGGGTGGCGCTGAGCGCCTACGAGCACTGGCTGGGTGATGAATCCGTCCCGTTGCCGGTGGCCCTCGGCCAGGCGTTCGACGTCATCGGCAACGGCCTGGACAGCCTCGCCCCATGA